One window from the genome of Musa acuminata AAA Group cultivar baxijiao chromosome BXJ1-4, Cavendish_Baxijiao_AAA, whole genome shotgun sequence encodes:
- the LOC103982902 gene encoding uncharacterized protein LOC103982902, protein MNYPVQKNTLYVGGLAEEVNEAILHSAFIPFGDIKDVKTPLDQATQKHRSFGFVTFLEREDAAAAMDNMDGAELYGRVLTVNYAFPERIKGGEQGWAAQPIWADADTWFERQQQEEEMQRLQAEHQAAMRAAEELHRKKLAEEREGEKEEETEKMADPMAAAEAEVLTQSS, encoded by the exons ATGAACTACCCAGTGCAGAAGAACACCCTCTATGTAG GTGGGTTGGCGGAGGAGGTGAACGAGGCGATCCTGCACTCGGCGTTCATACCGTTCGGGGACATCAAGGACGTGAAGACGCCGCTGGACCAGGCCACCCAGAAGCACCGCTCCTTTGGCTTCGTCACCTTCCTCGAGCGCGAggacgccgccgccgccatggACAACATGGACGGCGCCGAGCTCTACGGCCGCGTCCTCACCGTCAATTACGCCTTCCCCGAGCGCATCAAGGGTGGCGAGCAAGGATGGGCCGCCCAGCCCA TTTGGGCTGATGCTGATACGTGGTTTGAGAGGCAACAGCAAGAGGAAGAAATGCAGCGCCTGCAGGCGGAACACCAAGCTGCAATGCGAGCAGCTGAGGAGCTTCATCGGAAGAAGCTGGCGGAAGAGAGAGAaggggaaaaggaagaagaaacagAAAAGATGGCTGATCCCATGGCAGCAGCTGAAGCGGAAGTCCTGACACAGAGCAGTTAA
- the LOC103982901 gene encoding UDP-arabinopyranose mutase 1, translating to MAKESSSIPCTPLLKDELDIVIPTIRNLDFLEMWRPFFLPYHLIIVQDGDPSKTIKVPEGFDYELYNRNDINRILGPKAACISFKDSACRCFGYMVSKKKYIYTIDDDCFVAKDPTGKEINALEQHIKNLLSPATPHFFNTLYDPYREGADFVRGYPFSLREGAGTAVSHGLWLNIPDYDAPTQLVKPRERNTRYVDAVLTIPKGTLFPMCGMNLAFDRELIGPAMYFGLMGDGQPIGRYDDMWAGWCTKVICDHLGLGIKTGLPYIWHSKASNPFVNLKKEYKGIFWQEELIPFFQSAVLSKECTTVQKCYIELSKQVREKLGKIDTYFTKLADAMVTWIEAWDDLNPPKVAAEVPNGPAKGK from the exons atggCGAAGGAGTCGTCGTCGATCCCGTGCACGCCATTGCTGAAGGATGAGCTCGACATCGTGATCCCGACGATACGGAACCTAGATTTCCTGGAGATGTGGCGGCCTTTCTTCCTGCCGTACCACCTCATCATCGTGCAGGACGGGGACCCGAGCAAGACGATCAAGGTGCCGGAGGGGTTCGACTACGAGCTCTACAACCGAAACGACATCAACCGCATCCTGGGCCCCAAGGCCGCCTGCATCTCCTTCAAGGACTCCGCCTGCCGCTGCTTCGGCTACATGGTCTCCAAGAAGAAGTACATCTACACCATCGACGACGACTGCTTC GTTGCCAAAGATCCCACTGGTAAGGAGATCAATGCACTTGAACAGCACATAAAGAATCTCCTTTCCCCTGCCACTCCACACTTCTTCAACACCTTGTATGATCCCTACCGAGAAGGAGCAGACTTTGTTCGTGGGTATCCTTTCAGCCTCCGGGAAGGTGCTGGAACAGCTGTTTCTCATGGTCTTTGGCTCAATATTCCTGACTATGATGCTCCCACTCAGCTCGTCAAGCCTCGCGAGAGGAACACAAG GTATGTTGATGCGGTTCTTACCATACCAAAGGGAACATTGTTTCCTATGTGTGGAATGAACCTGGCCTTTGACCGTGAGCTGATTGGCCCTGCAATGTACTTTGGACTTATGGGTGATGGCCAGCCGATTGGGCGCTACGATGACATGTGGGCTGGATGGTGTACTAAG GTAATTTGCGATCACTTGGGATTGGGAATTAAGACAGGATTACCTTACATCTGGCACAGCAAGGCCAGCAACCCTTTTGTGAACCTGAAGAAAGAGTACAAAGGTATCTTCTGGCAAGAAGAGCTGATCCCGTTCTTCCAGTCTGCAGTCCTTTCCAAGGAGTGCACCACCGTGCAGAAATGCTACATTGAACTGTCCAAGCAGGTGAGGGAAAAGCTCGGCAAGATCGACACTTACTTCACCAAGCTTGCAGACGCCATGGTCACATGGATTGAGGCATGGGATGATCTCAACCCACCCAAAGTAGCTGCTGAAGTGCCCAATGGCCCGGCCAAGGGGAAGTAG